The proteins below come from a single Vibrio diazotrophicus genomic window:
- a CDS encoding MFS transporter, whose translation MQSEMSQEVHCNTNKSSVATFAIVLSLFMAAVDGTIVSTVLPEITNSLGQPSLYPWVMSGFLLPVALIAPFVGAVGDRVGIKPTLTVSIMVFMIASVLAANASTMQMLILARVLQGIGAGSIIVLCYALLAAVFPVNERAKMQGMLSGVWGISAILGPILGGSLSSMFGWESIFLINIPIGLIALAMLLKVKSLDIGKNQSKLKIDFLAQIAFVIISLAVMLLVSTNHIEWLNNYILAFMALGAFILLTARVLIDSNASPIPTVFFKRMSLIATVVLILVSSATLYSAVTIIPVTLSELGQTTMSLSVLITMAALGWVFGAAICGSKLAKFGFRNLSFIGTVLLFMGTLGIVSAINTTFVPLIAACLALIGLGMGFVSTTTLVYVQNSAPKEQLGSWTSTVQFLRNLGSAIGISLFTTIQLSQDNGYQLSFYILAGVIFVGTLFSFVLPKSYQ comes from the coding sequence ATGCAGTCTGAAATGAGTCAGGAAGTACACTGTAACACCAATAAAAGTTCGGTTGCCACATTTGCAATTGTCCTATCACTATTTATGGCCGCAGTTGATGGAACAATTGTAAGTACTGTTTTACCAGAAATTACAAATTCATTAGGCCAACCATCTCTATACCCTTGGGTTATGTCGGGTTTTCTGTTACCAGTTGCACTAATTGCCCCGTTCGTTGGGGCAGTCGGTGACAGAGTAGGAATAAAACCAACACTTACCGTTAGTATCATGGTGTTTATGATTGCGTCTGTACTTGCGGCGAATGCATCAACGATGCAAATGTTAATTCTGGCCCGCGTTTTACAAGGTATTGGTGCCGGCTCAATTATAGTCTTGTGTTATGCCCTACTCGCCGCCGTATTTCCAGTTAACGAACGGGCAAAAATGCAAGGTATGTTAAGTGGTGTATGGGGAATATCAGCCATTCTCGGTCCGATTCTTGGTGGTTCTCTTTCATCAATGTTTGGTTGGGAGTCGATATTTCTTATAAATATACCTATTGGCTTAATTGCTCTGGCAATGTTACTTAAAGTTAAGTCTTTGGACATTGGTAAGAATCAAAGCAAACTAAAAATTGATTTCTTAGCTCAAATAGCATTTGTAATCATAAGCTTAGCGGTAATGCTGTTGGTTAGTACAAATCATATAGAATGGCTTAACAACTACATACTTGCATTTATGGCTCTTGGTGCGTTTATTTTACTCACTGCTAGGGTTTTAATAGATTCAAACGCGAGTCCTATACCAACAGTGTTTTTCAAGCGTATGTCTTTAATAGCGACCGTTGTATTGATATTGGTATCGAGTGCGACTCTTTATTCAGCTGTCACAATAATACCAGTAACCCTTTCCGAACTCGGGCAAACAACCATGTCATTAAGTGTGTTAATCACTATGGCTGCTTTGGGTTGGGTGTTTGGGGCGGCAATTTGCGGTAGTAAACTTGCTAAATTCGGATTTAGAAATCTCTCGTTTATTGGGACTGTACTCCTATTTATGGGTACGCTTGGAATTGTCTCCGCGATTAACACTACTTTTGTACCCCTAATCGCAGCATGCCTTGCATTGATAGGTCTTGGAATGGGATTTGTTTCCACCACTACACTAGTTTATGTGCAGAATTCTGCACCCAAAGAACAATTAGGCAGCTGGACGTCAACTGTACAGTTCTTGCGTAATTTAGGCTCAGCTATTGGTATTAGCCTATTCACTACGATTCAACTTAGTCAGGATAATGGATACCAGTTAAGTTTTTACATTCTTGCGGGAGTGATCTTCGTTGGGACTCTATTCTCTTTTGTACTGCCAAAGTCGTATCAATAA
- a CDS encoding GntR family transcriptional regulator, which produces MIYIFLANQIRNRINSEEFQLNQPLPSEKKLAEEYGVARMTVRRAIDTLVDEGMLERKHGSGCYIIDKDVTFENKGLNSLTEQITKTTKKLTSKVISFSVIPCPSSVARRLKINPGESIYYIIRIRYVDKHPVHYEESFLPVKLYPTLSVSHMENSKFQYIEEEMGLVIEGNYFTFTPYQVPEAIATHMEIAPGTLAMQVTSISQSRNGKVLDYSITTENTHYHQTTYYFRRHRAS; this is translated from the coding sequence GTGATCTACATTTTTCTTGCTAATCAGATTAGAAACCGAATTAATTCAGAGGAATTTCAACTCAACCAACCGCTTCCTAGTGAAAAGAAACTCGCTGAAGAATATGGAGTAGCCAGGATGACCGTCAGAAGAGCAATTGATACGCTCGTTGATGAGGGGATGTTGGAAAGAAAACATGGCAGCGGCTGTTACATCATAGACAAGGATGTGACTTTCGAGAATAAAGGGTTGAATAGCCTTACCGAACAAATTACAAAAACAACAAAAAAACTAACCAGTAAAGTCATCAGTTTTTCAGTTATTCCTTGCCCTTCCAGTGTCGCTCGCAGACTCAAAATTAATCCCGGAGAATCTATCTATTACATAATCAGAATCCGTTATGTCGATAAACACCCCGTGCATTATGAAGAATCATTTTTACCCGTAAAGCTATACCCGACATTGTCCGTTTCTCATATGGAAAACTCTAAGTTTCAATATATCGAAGAAGAGATGGGGCTAGTCATAGAAGGCAACTATTTCACCTTTACGCCATATCAAGTACCAGAGGCGATCGCCACCCATATGGAAATTGCTCCCGGAACATTAGCAATGCAAGTGACTTCTATTAGTCAATCTCGAAATGGAAAAGTACTGGATTATTCTATTACCACTGAGAATACTCACTACCATCAGACCACCTACTACTTCAGAAGACACAGAGCATCATGA
- a CDS encoding glucose PTS transporter subunit EIIB: MAAVMFMFGVVGNMGGGVLEIAAMNWLPMFENHSMMMVTQLLIGCGFTAIYFFTFKYLILRFDIKTPGRNAKEDEIKLFSKAEYRNRRNDQSNGVESTDDPRDLQALQLLEALGGMDNIEEINNCATRLRISVRDPSLLMTDSVFCQSGAHAVVRNKDAIQIVIGLSVSQVRDRMEKLMESPVAVTA; encoded by the coding sequence ATGGCAGCAGTGATGTTCATGTTCGGTGTGGTTGGCAATATGGGCGGTGGCGTGTTGGAAATCGCAGCGATGAACTGGTTACCAATGTTTGAGAATCACTCAATGATGATGGTAACGCAATTGTTGATTGGTTGCGGTTTCACAGCCATTTACTTCTTCACCTTTAAGTATCTGATTCTACGCTTTGATATTAAAACTCCAGGCCGGAATGCGAAGGAAGATGAGATCAAACTGTTTTCAAAAGCTGAATATCGCAACCGAAGAAATGACCAATCTAACGGAGTTGAAAGTACTGACGACCCGCGTGACCTTCAGGCTCTCCAGTTACTGGAAGCTCTGGGTGGCATGGACAACATTGAAGAGATCAATAACTGCGCGACCCGTTTACGTATCAGCGTTAGAGACCCAAGCCTGCTGATGACTGACTCGGTATTTTGCCAGTCAGGTGCTCACGCAGTAGTGCGGAATAAAGACGCCATCCAGATCGTTATTGGGTTGTCGGTTTCTCAAGTGCGGGATCGTATGGAAAAACTGATGGAAAGCCCTGTCGCTGTTACAGCTTAA
- a CDS encoding AMP-binding protein: protein MSIIKKIINNVNHHPNSPAIITLSELGEEESVLSYSDLLTCSMNVVHRALKHIGSGEHVGIVMGNSPSWVIADIALMYENIIEVPVPLSFSAEQASNLLSKCQLLLVDQTGLQTLRNWETTYFTFPSAIFDVNPSELFSPRYESFYYPENDDDKIIKIIHTSGTTSHPKGVCIRSYGLDHLVESLEERTYSDDYSRYLNLVPLSLLIEQVTAIYMPLTTGGSIIQPPASLPPLGDPSVTANQRLDLIEKSKPTALTLSPALVEAIADKAESTANFESRLLSIFGRKDQPLIAAGGAPVSVDVLNRLHSLGINVYQGYGLSENSSVVSWNYRDGNKIGTVGEPLSHVQVKLAEDGELCIKSSSLFSGYSNTSDPSCCGLDSDGWLHTGDIATIDDDGYISIVGRKKSMIIMSNGRNVSPEWLESSYRTLPYITDVIVFGDNKEFLQGIFIYEGTSDLGNLEWLISQFAEKNLNQIEHIRTPIFIKRNEAVMAELFTVTGRPRREHVTKFIENAGFTI from the coding sequence ATGAGTATAATTAAAAAAATCATAAATAATGTAAATCACCACCCTAATTCACCGGCAATTATTACACTAAGTGAATTAGGTGAAGAAGAGTCTGTACTCTCTTACAGTGACCTACTTACCTGTTCAATGAATGTAGTTCATAGAGCACTGAAACACATTGGTTCCGGTGAGCATGTTGGAATTGTTATGGGTAACTCCCCTTCTTGGGTAATTGCTGATATTGCTCTGATGTATGAAAACATCATAGAAGTCCCAGTTCCTTTATCTTTCTCAGCTGAACAAGCTTCTAATCTCTTAAGTAAATGTCAATTATTACTCGTAGATCAGACTGGTTTACAGACTCTCAGGAATTGGGAAACAACGTACTTCACGTTTCCTAGTGCAATCTTTGACGTCAACCCAAGTGAATTGTTCTCTCCGAGATACGAGTCCTTTTATTACCCGGAAAATGATGACGATAAGATTATCAAAATCATACATACATCAGGCACAACATCTCACCCAAAAGGTGTTTGCATCCGTAGTTATGGCCTCGATCATTTAGTCGAATCTCTTGAAGAGAGAACATACTCTGATGATTATTCGCGATATTTAAATCTCGTGCCGTTAAGTTTATTAATTGAACAGGTAACGGCTATCTATATGCCTCTAACTACAGGTGGCTCCATTATTCAGCCTCCAGCATCATTACCACCATTAGGGGATCCATCCGTAACCGCTAATCAAAGGTTAGATTTAATTGAAAAATCGAAACCAACGGCTCTTACTCTTTCACCGGCTTTAGTTGAAGCAATTGCGGATAAAGCCGAATCTACAGCCAATTTTGAAAGCCGGTTGCTTTCGATTTTCGGTCGAAAAGATCAGCCTCTAATTGCAGCTGGTGGCGCACCTGTATCCGTTGATGTACTAAATAGACTTCATTCACTCGGCATTAATGTTTATCAAGGCTATGGCTTAAGTGAAAATTCGTCGGTCGTAAGTTGGAACTATCGCGATGGAAATAAAATAGGGACAGTCGGAGAACCCCTTTCCCATGTTCAGGTAAAACTGGCCGAAGATGGCGAACTCTGTATTAAAAGTAGTTCCTTATTTTCTGGCTACTCCAACACCAGTGACCCAAGTTGTTGCGGTTTAGACTCAGATGGATGGCTTCATACTGGTGATATAGCCACTATCGATGATGATGGTTACATCAGTATCGTAGGTAGAAAAAAATCGATGATTATCATGTCGAACGGCAGAAACGTATCACCTGAATGGCTTGAGTCAAGCTACCGAACTTTACCATATATAACTGATGTCATCGTTTTTGGTGACAACAAGGAGTTTCTCCAAGGCATCTTTATTTACGAAGGTACCTCTGACCTTGGCAATCTCGAATGGCTAATTAGTCAGTTTGCTGAAAAAAACCTTAACCAAATTGAGCACATTAGAACTCCTATTTTTATAAAGCGTAATGAAGCAGTAATGGCTGAATTATTTACAGTAACAGGCCGACCTCGTAGAGAACATGTTACCAAATTCATTGAAAATGCAGGATTTACAATATGA
- a CDS encoding TauD/TfdA family dioxygenase — MNISSTNHSPESGLVIQANSETPLTEIDPGYILEMLADKGYVLFRGFPNSIEIFTDLVKSLSSSLSLDPARSFDGDAAQKVDAGTDKVGLHCENGNSPFWPDLCWFYCNVAPQRGSQTTVCDGQAVYKQMDDELKAAFQQEIKYSRKVDKTKWQRYALHASLARGKQVESIDDITIDDLKELVNDPNSSEIHLLDDGSIEYIFKTNPVRSSAVNKALTNNFANSIFGPSNHYASPVITYSNGNSIPSEQLDRMESLCERLTCNIDWEQGDILLIDNTRVMHGRRKIEDTERLIFNALSYI; from the coding sequence ATGAACATTAGCAGTACCAATCACTCACCAGAATCAGGTTTGGTTATACAAGCAAATTCAGAAACACCTCTGACAGAAATTGATCCTGGATATATCTTAGAAATGCTTGCGGATAAAGGATATGTCCTTTTTCGAGGTTTCCCAAACAGCATCGAGATATTCACCGACCTGGTGAAATCTCTAAGTTCATCTTTAAGCTTGGATCCGGCACGGAGTTTTGATGGTGATGCAGCGCAAAAGGTTGATGCAGGTACTGACAAGGTAGGATTGCATTGTGAAAATGGCAATAGCCCATTCTGGCCTGATTTATGTTGGTTCTATTGCAATGTTGCTCCCCAACGGGGATCACAAACAACTGTATGTGATGGGCAGGCTGTTTATAAGCAAATGGATGATGAACTAAAAGCCGCTTTTCAACAAGAAATCAAATATTCACGTAAAGTTGATAAAACCAAATGGCAACGTTATGCCCTACATGCCAGTTTAGCCAGAGGTAAACAGGTTGAATCTATTGATGATATAACCATTGATGACTTAAAAGAGCTGGTAAATGACCCAAATTCATCTGAAATACATTTACTCGATGATGGGTCAATTGAATACATTTTCAAAACTAACCCCGTCAGAAGTAGCGCCGTAAATAAAGCATTAACCAATAATTTTGCTAACAGCATTTTTGGGCCATCTAATCACTACGCTTCACCAGTAATCACTTACAGCAATGGCAACTCTATCCCTAGTGAACAATTGGATCGTATGGAAAGTCTTTGTGAAAGGCTTACATGTAACATCGACTGGGAGCAAGGGGACATACTCCTAATAGACAACACTCGCGTAATGCATGGACGTCGAAAGATCGAAGACACTGAACGACTTATTTTCAATGCACTTTCCTACATCTAA
- a CDS encoding 6-phospho-alpha-glucosidase, whose protein sequence is MKKHSVLVAGGGSTFTPGIVLMLLDNLDRFPIRSLKFYDNDGARQEIVAEACKVLLKEKAPQIEFTYTTEPEVAFTDVDFVMAHIRVGKYPMRELDEKIPLKYGVVGQETCGPGGIAYGMRSIGGVLELVKYMEKYSPNAWMLNYSNPAAIVAEATRVLCPNSKILNICDMPIGIENRMANILGMESRKELEVMYYGLNHFGWWKSITNKNGEDMMPALKDYVSKHGYVPPTAEGGQHVEASWNDTFAKAKDVYALDPETLPNTYLKYYLFPDYVVEHSNPDYTRANEVMDNREKLVFSECRKIIQQGNSKGCELEVDEHASYIVDLARAIAFNTKERMLLIVENKGAIENFDSTAMVEIPCLVGSNGPEPLRVGSIPQFQFGMMSQQVSVEKLVAEAWTEQSYQKLWQAITLSKTVPSATVAKLILDDLIEANKAYWPELH, encoded by the coding sequence ATGAAAAAGCATTCTGTATTAGTTGCCGGTGGTGGCAGCACATTTACCCCTGGCATTGTATTAATGTTATTGGATAATCTTGACCGTTTCCCTATTAGAAGCCTCAAGTTCTATGATAATGACGGCGCAAGACAGGAAATTGTCGCAGAAGCATGTAAAGTTTTACTGAAAGAAAAAGCACCACAAATAGAATTCACTTATACCACAGAGCCTGAAGTGGCGTTTACAGATGTAGACTTTGTCATGGCACATATCCGTGTTGGCAAATATCCGATGCGCGAGTTGGATGAAAAAATCCCACTTAAATATGGTGTCGTCGGTCAGGAAACCTGTGGTCCGGGTGGTATCGCTTATGGCATGCGCTCTATTGGAGGTGTTCTGGAGTTGGTGAAATATATGGAGAAATATTCACCCAACGCTTGGATGCTGAATTACTCTAACCCTGCTGCCATCGTTGCAGAGGCAACACGAGTACTGTGCCCGAACAGTAAAATTCTGAATATTTGTGATATGCCAATAGGTATCGAGAACCGTATGGCAAATATTCTGGGCATGGAATCCCGTAAAGAATTAGAAGTGATGTACTACGGTTTAAACCACTTTGGCTGGTGGAAGAGTATCACCAATAAAAACGGTGAAGATATGATGCCGGCTCTCAAAGATTACGTCAGCAAGCATGGTTATGTGCCACCGACTGCGGAAGGTGGGCAGCACGTAGAAGCCAGTTGGAATGATACTTTTGCTAAGGCTAAAGATGTCTATGCATTGGATCCAGAGACATTACCAAATACCTATCTGAAGTATTATTTGTTCCCTGATTATGTGGTGGAGCATTCAAATCCGGATTACACCCGTGCAAATGAAGTGATGGATAACCGTGAAAAGCTGGTCTTCAGTGAGTGTCGAAAGATCATTCAGCAGGGGAATAGCAAAGGTTGTGAGCTTGAGGTGGATGAGCACGCTTCCTACATTGTGGATTTGGCCAGAGCAATCGCTTTCAATACCAAAGAGCGCATGCTACTGATTGTGGAAAACAAGGGTGCAATTGAAAACTTTGATTCTACTGCTATGGTGGAAATTCCATGTCTTGTCGGTAGCAATGGCCCAGAGCCGTTGAGAGTCGGAAGCATCCCTCAATTCCAGTTTGGTATGATGAGTCAGCAAGTATCCGTAGAAAAACTGGTTGCGGAAGCCTGGACTGAACAATCGTATCAGAAGTTGTGGCAGGCAATCACATTATCTAAGACAGTGCCAAGTGCAACAGTAGCTAAGCTAATATTGGATGACCTTATTGAAGCAAATAAGGCTTACTGGCCCGAACTTCACTAA
- a CDS encoding thermostable hemolysin, whose translation MRNYIYIEPSTDSSNNVAVEVNIRTKQGENTELLSYISRIYSETYNANVSPSPDLLVYTTTRNPNEILACAGVTMGKDDKALFSERYLKGKSLHDILMTRHENIRRSEIVEIGALASDCPKYASLIIKILPLLSWSLGFRVILCTATKQLRTLLKYYKIPFEYICESTPDVLTDSERESWGSYYENSPQLVFISLDSCGHLFNRYCGKLIPVEIEKMNKPDIAHEEYAQ comes from the coding sequence ATGAGGAATTATATCTACATAGAACCCTCAACGGACTCTAGTAATAATGTTGCTGTGGAAGTAAATATTAGAACTAAGCAGGGGGAAAACACAGAATTACTATCCTATATATCTAGAATATATTCGGAAACCTATAACGCAAATGTGTCTCCATCACCTGACCTTCTCGTGTATACGACAACGAGAAATCCCAATGAAATCTTGGCCTGTGCAGGCGTGACTATGGGAAAAGATGACAAGGCCTTGTTCTCTGAAAGATACCTAAAAGGAAAATCACTGCACGATATATTAATGACTAGGCATGAAAATATAAGACGTTCTGAAATAGTTGAAATCGGAGCTCTTGCATCTGACTGTCCTAAATACGCATCTCTAATAATCAAAATATTACCACTACTTTCATGGTCTTTGGGGTTCAGAGTTATTCTTTGCACAGCGACAAAGCAGCTGAGAACCTTATTAAAATATTACAAGATTCCATTTGAATACATTTGTGAATCAACCCCAGACGTACTTACTGATTCAGAACGTGAAAGCTGGGGTAGTTATTATGAAAACTCACCACAGTTAGTGTTTATATCTCTGGATAGCTGCGGTCATTTATTTAATCGATATTGCGGAAAACTTATTCCAGTTGAAATCGAAAAAATGAACAAACCTGACATTGCACATGAAGAATATGCACAATGA